TCGGCAGCTCGTAGCGCCGCAGGAGTTCGCGGATCCCCGCCGGCGTGCAGGGCGCGAAGCCAGGCAAGCCGGCAACGAGCCGGCCGAGGTTCACGGGATGGAAGCCATCGACGTCCTTGTCGGGGTCCAGCTGCAACATCGCGCTAGCGGCCACCAGGCCCGGCGGCAGGGGCAGCTGCAGGATGATGCCGTCCGCGGGGCCCGCGCTCAGGCGGGCGAGCTCCGCATCGAGGTCCGCCTGGCTGGCCGTGGCCGGCAGCTGACGGTGTTCGCCGTGCACACCCGTGGCCGCGCAGGCCTTCATCTTGTTGCGGATGTAGACCGCGCTGGCGGGATCGCTGCCGACCTGGAGGACGGTCAGGCGCGGCGGTTCGGGCAGGACGTCCACGCCTTCGGCGATCTCCCGCAGGAGTTCGTCCCGGATGCGATTGCCGTCGAGCAGTCCCACGGCCCCTCCCCGAACGCGGCGTCGCCCGCGGCCAGCGGCAGAT
This portion of the bacterium genome encodes:
- a CDS encoding bifunctional 5,10-methylenetetrahydrofolate dehydrogenase/5,10-methenyltetrahydrofolate cyclohydrolase — translated: MGLLDGNRIRDELLREIAEGVDVLPEPPRLTVLQVGSDPASAVYIRNKMKACAATGVHGEHRQLPATASQADLDAELARLSAGPADGIILQLPLPPGLVAASAMLQLDPDKDVDGFHPVNLGRLVAGLPGFAPCTPAGIRELLRRYELPTRGRHVVILGRSLIVGKPAALLFLEKRVLGDATVTVCHSASRDLPGLCRQADILIAAVGSPELVKADWVREGAVVVDVGMNRVPDASAPRGQRLVGDVDFAGVAPRAGAISPVPGGVGPLTVAMLLCNTLIACRRRRGLPELP